The Thalassospira sp. ER-Se-21-Dark genome includes a region encoding these proteins:
- a CDS encoding TolC family protein: MNNPHISAISGIALLVVLAGCQSVGPDYTAPNFDLVGAYTPEIPVIAANQSKQDRWWESTTDPVLNGLINEGVENNIDLQIAISRIRAAAATARGVAGANGPQVGASVNGSASRSTSSRANGDQVTDMGYGAGLDLSWTADIWGGQTREEEVAEADYLQQVYLREDVYRTMIADIIRNYIELRGAQRRLALLQDSLDLQRQTSNIVQVRLQTGLGSELDLSRARAEVADLEATVPILQTTIDRSINAISILVGAQPGTHRDLLLDASPLPEFQSSPPIGIPADLLRRRPDVRAAELALISATSQIGVETATLYPELSLDGSLALGVTGYGTGPIVRTAMAAIGALIDATLYDGGERRANITVSEEEAEQAFLTFRQTLLSAIEEVESAIYGYVGAVAQRDSLIASVQYHREAFEQSRVRYVQGLSDFLDVLDSQRSLTTSLQSLADSETDLELETINLYSAAGLSVEDVERYANEAGVTLVNG; encoded by the coding sequence ATGAATAATCCTCACATTTCTGCGATTTCGGGAATTGCCCTTCTAGTCGTGCTGGCTGGCTGTCAGTCTGTCGGGCCGGATTATACCGCGCCAAACTTCGACCTTGTCGGCGCCTACACCCCGGAAATCCCGGTGATTGCCGCCAATCAAAGCAAACAGGACCGCTGGTGGGAAAGCACCACCGACCCGGTTTTAAATGGTCTGATTAATGAAGGGGTCGAAAACAATATCGACCTCCAGATCGCAATCAGTCGCATCCGTGCGGCTGCGGCGACTGCACGTGGCGTTGCCGGGGCCAATGGGCCACAGGTTGGCGCATCGGTTAACGGATCGGCCAGTCGGTCGACCTCCAGCCGCGCCAATGGCGATCAGGTGACCGATATGGGCTATGGTGCTGGCCTTGATTTGTCCTGGACTGCCGATATCTGGGGCGGTCAAACCCGCGAGGAAGAAGTCGCCGAAGCCGATTATCTGCAACAGGTCTATTTGCGCGAAGATGTCTATCGCACAATGATTGCCGACATCATCCGCAACTATATCGAACTGCGCGGGGCGCAGCGGCGCTTGGCCCTTTTGCAGGACTCGCTTGATCTGCAACGCCAGACCAGCAACATCGTGCAGGTGCGTTTGCAGACCGGTCTTGGTTCCGAGCTTGATCTTTCTCGGGCACGCGCTGAGGTCGCCGATCTTGAGGCGACAGTTCCGATCCTGCAAACCACGATTGATCGTTCGATCAATGCGATTTCCATTCTGGTCGGCGCACAGCCGGGAACCCATCGTGATTTGTTGCTGGATGCATCGCCACTGCCCGAATTTCAAAGCAGCCCGCCAATTGGCATCCCAGCCGATTTGCTGCGCCGTCGGCCAGATGTGCGTGCGGCCGAGTTGGCTCTGATTTCCGCGACATCGCAAATCGGGGTGGAAACCGCAACGCTTTATCCGGAACTATCCCTTGATGGATCACTTGCCCTTGGTGTGACCGGCTATGGCACCGGCCCGATTGTGCGCACAGCGATGGCCGCTATCGGCGCATTGATTGATGCGACCCTGTATGATGGCGGCGAACGGCGTGCGAATATCACCGTTTCCGAGGAAGAGGCCGAACAAGCCTTCCTGACCTTTCGCCAGACGCTTCTGAGCGCGATTGAAGAAGTCGAAAGTGCGATTTACGGTTATGTCGGGGCGGTGGCACAGCGCGATTCCCTGATTGCATCAGTGCAATATCACCGTGAAGCCTTTGAACAGTCACGGGTGCGCTATGTACAGGGCCTGTCGGACTTTCTTGATGTGCTCGATTCCCAGCGCAGCTTGACCACATCCCTGCAATCACTGGCCGATTCCGAGACCGATCTGGAACTTGAAACCATCAATCTTTATAGCGCCGCGGGACTGAGTGTCGAGGATGTTGAACGCTATGCCAACGAGGCCGGTGTGACGCTTGTGAATGGCTAG
- a CDS encoding DUF167 family protein, translating to MSDHAPVLRSEPSGVRLFVRLTPKASRNAIGDVVVDANGQEQLKVSVTAVPENGKANQALIKLLAKAAKCPKSSVRIVSGQTDRTKTLLIDGNPEELMAKISQLTGRTDI from the coding sequence ATGTCTGATCACGCGCCCGTGTTACGGTCCGAGCCATCAGGGGTTCGACTGTTTGTCAGGCTGACGCCAAAGGCATCGCGCAATGCGATTGGTGATGTCGTGGTCGATGCCAACGGGCAGGAGCAGCTAAAGGTGTCGGTGACGGCGGTGCCGGAAAACGGCAAGGCCAATCAGGCGCTGATAAAACTTTTGGCAAAAGCGGCCAAATGTCCTAAATCGTCGGTCAGGATTGTTTCCGGGCAAACCGATCGCACCAAAACGCTGCTGATCGACGGAAATCCCGAAGAGCTGATGGCGAAAATATCCCAACTCACGGGGCGGACAGACATATGA
- the folD gene encoding bifunctional methylenetetrahydrofolate dehydrogenase/methenyltetrahydrofolate cyclohydrolase FolD encodes MSDAKIIDGKAFAAKLRTDITAEVSKLKTEHGVTPGLAVILVGEDPASQVYVRNKGKQTLECGMNSYEHKLPAETSEEDLLALIAKLNADENVHGILCQLPVPKHINEQAILAAIDPAKDVDGFHVVNAGALATGGEGFAPCTPYGCLMLLKDTLGDLSGKRAVVVGRSNIVGKPMAQLLLKESCTVTIAHSRTRDLPEEVRRADIVVAAVGRPNMIKGDWIAPGATVIDVGINRVEGAEGKMKLVGDVEFETASKVAGAITPVPGGVGPMTIACLLNNTLISACRANGLDVPNLGFDS; translated from the coding sequence ATGAGTGACGCGAAAATCATCGACGGCAAGGCATTCGCAGCCAAACTGCGCACCGACATCACAGCCGAAGTATCAAAGCTTAAAACCGAACATGGCGTAACACCGGGTCTGGCCGTCATTCTGGTCGGCGAAGATCCGGCCAGTCAGGTCTATGTCCGCAACAAGGGCAAACAAACCCTTGAATGCGGCATGAATTCCTATGAGCACAAGCTCCCGGCCGAAACCAGCGAAGAAGACCTGCTGGCCCTGATCGCCAAGCTGAATGCCGATGAAAATGTCCATGGCATCCTGTGTCAGCTTCCGGTGCCCAAGCACATTAACGAGCAGGCCATTCTGGCCGCCATCGACCCGGCCAAGGATGTTGACGGTTTCCACGTTGTGAATGCCGGCGCACTGGCAACGGGCGGCGAAGGTTTCGCACCCTGCACGCCGTATGGCTGCCTGATGTTGCTCAAAGACACCCTTGGGGATCTGTCGGGCAAACGTGCGGTCGTGGTTGGCCGTTCGAACATCGTTGGCAAGCCGATGGCGCAGCTTCTGCTGAAAGAAAGCTGCACGGTCACCATCGCCCATTCGCGTACCCGCGACCTGCCTGAGGAAGTCCGTCGTGCCGATATCGTGGTTGCCGCCGTTGGCCGCCCGAACATGATCAAGGGTGACTGGATCGCCCCGGGTGCCACCGTGATTGATGTTGGCATCAACCGCGTTGAAGGTGCTGAAGGCAAAATGAAGCTGGTCGGTGATGTCGAGTTTGAAACCGCATCCAAGGTTGCCGGTGCCATCACCCCGGTTCCGGGCGGTGTCGGTCCGATGACCATTGCCTGCCTGCTCAACAACACGCTGATTTCGGCCTGCCGCGCCAATGGCCTTGATGTGCCGAACCTTGGGTTTGACAGCTAA
- a CDS encoding YggT family protein yields the protein MLAIFWLIDTVVGIYIFMLIASAILSWLVAFNVINTSNRFVYLVGDFLYRVTEPVLRPIRRIMPDLGGIDISPIILILILQFANMLIQTDVRMALVGY from the coding sequence ATGCTGGCGATTTTTTGGCTTATTGACACTGTGGTAGGTATCTACATTTTCATGCTGATTGCATCTGCAATCCTGTCATGGCTTGTGGCGTTCAACGTGATCAATACCAGCAACCGGTTTGTTTATTTGGTTGGTGATTTCCTGTATCGGGTTACCGAACCGGTATTGCGCCCGATCCGGCGGATCATGCCCGATCTTGGCGGCATCGATATTTCGCCGATCATCCTGATCCTGATTTTGCAGTTCGCCAACATGCTGATCCAGACCGATGTCCGGATGGCGCTTGTCGGCTATTGA
- a CDS encoding efflux RND transporter periplasmic adaptor subunit, with translation MARKSTLLIAGVALIVVAASAYIFAKDDITALITPDAQPASTGQRGGGERSLPVIAEYASLMDEKTVVEAVGTGKSALGVSIYPAVSGEVADVLVRAGDKVTEGQVLVILDSDRERLARDLAAVQARDAEQLLARYEKARPLGAVAESEVDSARTALAEARIALDQAEVNLADRTILAPFDGIVGIPQIEAGDRVDSSTAIVTLDNIESILVDFEVAETRFDNVRPGQSVRVETWSLPGEEFTGVVESIGSRIDPESRTFAVRARVPNPNSRLLAGMSFAVYVDIEGKQYPAVAEISVLWGDEGTYVWRIDDEDKVSRVPVRVVKRTNGRILLDGGIAEGDLVVVEGVLRLRPGRTVSATIRGDNPAPENAPSEAGGVATREGAGEGS, from the coding sequence ATGGCGCGTAAATCAACGCTTCTGATCGCAGGTGTCGCACTGATTGTTGTTGCGGCCTCTGCCTATATCTTTGCCAAAGACGACATCACGGCGTTGATCACGCCCGATGCGCAACCCGCAAGCACCGGGCAGCGCGGTGGCGGCGAACGCAGTCTTCCGGTGATTGCCGAATATGCCAGCCTGATGGATGAAAAGACCGTTGTCGAAGCGGTCGGCACGGGCAAATCTGCACTAGGTGTTTCGATCTATCCAGCCGTGTCGGGCGAAGTTGCAGATGTGCTTGTACGCGCCGGTGACAAGGTGACCGAAGGACAGGTTCTTGTCATTCTGGACTCTGATCGCGAACGCCTTGCCCGCGATCTTGCCGCTGTTCAGGCCCGTGATGCCGAACAACTTCTTGCCCGCTATGAAAAGGCGCGTCCGCTGGGTGCTGTTGCCGAAAGCGAAGTCGACAGTGCCCGCACCGCCCTGGCCGAGGCCCGCATCGCCCTTGATCAGGCAGAGGTCAATCTGGCCGACCGTACCATTCTGGCCCCGTTTGACGGTATCGTCGGCATTCCGCAGATTGAGGCGGGCGACCGTGTAGACAGTTCCACTGCCATTGTGACGCTTGATAATATCGAAAGCATTCTGGTCGATTTCGAAGTTGCCGAAACCCGGTTCGACAATGTCCGTCCCGGCCAGTCTGTCCGGGTTGAAACCTGGAGCCTGCCGGGCGAAGAATTCACCGGCGTGGTTGAGTCTATTGGCAGCCGCATCGACCCCGAAAGTCGCACCTTTGCCGTGCGCGCCCGGGTGCCAAACCCCAATAGTCGCTTGCTTGCCGGGATGTCGTTTGCGGTTTATGTCGATATCGAAGGCAAACAATATCCCGCCGTTGCCGAAATCTCGGTCCTGTGGGGCGATGAAGGCACCTATGTCTGGCGGATCGATGATGAAGACAAGGTCTCGCGCGTTCCCGTCCGTGTTGTGAAACGGACCAATGGCCGGATCCTTCTGGATGGCGGGATTGCCGAGGGTGATCTGGTCGTGGTGGAGGGTGTCCTTCGTTTGCGTCCGGGCCGGACTGTTTCGGCAACCATTCGCGGCGATAACCCCGCGCCTGAAAATGCGCCGTCTGAGGCGGGCGGCGTTGCCACCCGCGAAGGCGCTGGCGAGGGGTCCTGA
- a CDS encoding LacI family DNA-binding transcriptional regulator, producing MAKRVKLLDVAKAAGVSQGTASNAFGKPDLVRPEVRERIFEAARELGYRGPHVMARMLRTGKAGALGVVFPDNLEYAFTDPVAIELLRGIGRECARHGMNVMIISAENPEQAITAVNNAAVDAFLVHCYSDNNDIIKAIQRRNQPLISIDTDIAGAAGTVVLDDFSAAKNAAQHLLDCGASKFAILSLQATEHDHFGPMSPNRLGAASHRVVRERLAGYHAALEAAGITASDVVHIECDNQSEQSAQMTIELLSNHPEINGILAMSDVIAIGAIDAARAIGRNVPGNLKVIGIDGIVAGERTDPPLTTMHQDSVEKGRLAAEMALSDEPGKTITLQTSLLLRGSSQAPS from the coding sequence ATGGCAAAACGCGTAAAACTTCTGGATGTCGCCAAGGCGGCCGGGGTTTCGCAAGGGACAGCCTCCAATGCCTTTGGCAAGCCTGATCTGGTCCGCCCGGAAGTCCGCGAACGCATCTTTGAGGCCGCACGCGAACTGGGCTATCGCGGGCCGCATGTCATGGCGCGCATGCTCCGCACCGGCAAGGCGGGCGCACTTGGTGTCGTGTTCCCCGATAATCTTGAATATGCTTTTACCGATCCGGTGGCGATTGAGCTGCTGCGCGGGATCGGGCGCGAATGTGCCCGACACGGTATGAATGTCATGATCATTTCGGCCGAAAACCCCGAACAGGCGATTACGGCGGTTAATAATGCCGCGGTCGATGCCTTTCTGGTGCATTGCTATTCGGATAATAATGACATCATCAAAGCCATTCAGCGCCGTAATCAGCCGTTGATCAGCATCGATACCGACATTGCTGGCGCGGCCGGGACTGTGGTGCTCGATGACTTTTCAGCAGCGAAAAATGCGGCCCAGCATTTGCTCGATTGCGGCGCCTCGAAATTCGCCATTCTGTCGCTTCAGGCAACCGAGCACGATCACTTCGGCCCGATGAGCCCCAACCGACTGGGCGCCGCCAGCCACCGGGTGGTGCGCGAACGCCTGGCGGGGTATCACGCGGCGCTTGAGGCCGCCGGTATTACGGCCAGTGATGTTGTCCATATCGAATGCGACAACCAGTCCGAACAAAGTGCGCAAATGACGATAGAGCTTCTGTCAAACCATCCCGAAATCAACGGCATTCTCGCCATGTCGGACGTGATTGCCATCGGCGCGATTGATGCCGCGCGTGCCATCGGGCGCAACGTGCCGGGCAATCTTAAGGTCATTGGCATTGACGGTATTGTCGCTGGCGAACGCACCGACCCGCCACTCACCACCATGCATCAGGATTCGGTGGAAAAAGGCCGGCTTGCCGCCGAAATGGCGCTATCAGATGAACCAGGCAAAACCATCACCCTTCAAACCAGCCTGTTGCTGCGCGGGTCTAGTCAGGCCCCGAGCTAG
- a CDS encoding alpha-ketoglutarate-dependent dioxygenase AlkB — translation MTGDLFANEPPRNLLPFDGEVLLLRDIMDADEADKTFDRLKTTIVWQQEIAKLHGKEIPVPRLTAWYGEVAYRYSGVYHPASPFPSIVAPLRTLAEELAGARFNTVLLNHYRDGRDSVSWHADDEEVLGENPVIASLTFGQERRFHFRHKKTGDRLSIDLPHNSALIMSGATQHCWLHQLPKTARQVGPRINLTFRNTRPESR, via the coding sequence ATGACCGGCGATCTGTTTGCCAATGAACCACCACGCAACCTTTTGCCCTTTGATGGCGAAGTGCTGTTGCTGCGTGACATCATGGATGCTGATGAAGCCGACAAGACTTTTGATCGCCTCAAAACCACCATCGTCTGGCAACAGGAAATCGCCAAACTCCACGGCAAGGAAATCCCGGTTCCGCGTCTGACCGCATGGTATGGCGAAGTCGCCTATCGCTATAGCGGGGTGTATCACCCGGCAAGCCCGTTTCCCTCTATCGTTGCCCCGTTACGCACCTTGGCCGAAGAACTGGCAGGTGCGCGCTTTAACACCGTGTTGCTCAACCACTATCGCGATGGGCGCGATAGCGTCTCCTGGCATGCCGATGACGAGGAAGTTCTGGGCGAAAACCCGGTGATTGCCAGCCTGACCTTCGGGCAGGAACGCCGGTTTCATTTCCGCCACAAGAAAACCGGTGATCGCCTCAGCATCGATCTGCCGCATAACTCGGCCCTGATCATGTCAGGCGCGACACAGCATTGCTGGCTGCATCAATTGCCAAAGACCGCCCGACAGGTCGGACCACGGATCAACCTGACCTTCCGCAATACCCGCCCCGAAAGCCGATAA
- a CDS encoding DNA-3-methyladenine glycosylase I — MSNTDNPRCGWALTHADKPFYVDYHDTEWGVPVHDDRHFFEMLILEGAQAGLSWLTILARRETYRAAYDNFDVNKVAAYDDAKKESLLADPGIIRNKLKVAASIQNAQTFIAIQKEFGSFDSYIWAFVDGKPIINHFNSMRNVPVSTELSDKISKDLKKRGMKFVGTTIIYSFLQATGIVMDHTTDCYRYAELA, encoded by the coding sequence ATGTCAAACACAGACAACCCCCGCTGTGGCTGGGCTTTGACCCATGCCGACAAGCCGTTCTATGTCGATTATCACGATACGGAATGGGGTGTGCCGGTGCATGATGACCGACATTTCTTTGAAATGCTGATCCTTGAAGGTGCGCAGGCGGGCCTGAGTTGGCTGACCATTCTGGCCCGGCGCGAGACCTATCGCGCGGCTTATGACAATTTCGATGTAAATAAGGTCGCAGCCTATGATGATGCCAAGAAAGAATCGCTTCTGGCCGATCCCGGGATTATTCGAAATAAATTAAAAGTCGCGGCGTCTATTCAAAATGCGCAAACATTCATCGCTATCCAAAAAGAGTTCGGAAGCTTCGATTCCTATATCTGGGCCTTCGTCGATGGCAAGCCGATCATCAACCATTTTAATAGTATGAGGAATGTCCCGGTCAGCACCGAACTAAGCGACAAGATATCCAAAGACCTGAAAAAACGCGGCATGAAATTCGTCGGCACCACGATCATCTATTCCTTCCTGCAGGCCACCGGCATCGTGATGGACCACACGACGGATTGTTATCGCTATGCCGAGCTCGCCTAG
- a CDS encoding efflux RND transporter permease subunit, whose translation MTTGTENHDHNDLASLSIRRPVLISVVSMLIILAGLAAMLGVEIRELPNVDRPTITVTADYDGASPETVDSEVTGIIESAASRVSGIKEISSQSEEANARIRIEFYPDVEINDAASDIREAISRAERSLPDGVENVRVVKADADASAIMRIAVVSNSLTEEELANIVEDQISPSLLSVPGVAEVGVNGDRERVLHVRIDPLRMASYGLSVQDVADLLRTAQFDIPAGSFESSDQKLFVRADASVWEVDRLNQMLVRDGVQMGDVADIYYGPDDATSYVRLNGRTVIGLSITRQAQSNTIAISNGVRDVVERLNDQYDDLDVFVNSDDAVFIEGALWEVIFSLGLAIAIVIGVLYLFLRSFTATLIPTITIPIALIGTVAAIWAMGFSINILTLLALVLATGMIVDDAIVVLENIQRRRHQGLGSMAAAVLGSRQVFFAVIATTLTLISVFVPISFLPSTAGRLFREFGFVLAFAVAVSSFVALSLCPMLASRLKHIDPHDGKADDAPNMLERFGFFCAGIYRRILEAALGSPIITVMICVVAGGLAFGVYTNVTQELLPDEDRGRILVSMRGPDGVGIDYMDRQVEAVEDILRPVVEAGDAYNIYTIVGLWDPNRALVIAPLKPWEERSRSQQEITASIRGDLNALPGVQAYVWQPNSLGLRGGTGEGLEFALTGTSYRTLAENARVMQQEIEANYPGLTGLRVSYQTTQPQLLVNIDRKRAFDLGIPIEELDTTLRAMIEGYEVTEINVDDQNVPIKLRSALGSINDPSDLENLFVTGTNGRILPLSSVISLTEEAVASELEREGQQRAVTISANLAPGYTLAEAVADVNTVGDQLLPPGVGILFLGNAAALGETANDVQITFLIAVLVVLLVLAAQFESFTSALVVVLTVPFGLAAAIYALALSGTSINIYSQIGLVMLVGLMAKNGILVVEFADQLRDAGKSVREAVHDAAMVRLRPIMMTMISTVLGGLPLVLGSGAGAEARAAIGWVVFGGLGFATVFTLFLTPVLYLLLAPLVSARADGGKKLQSQLRAAEAIPDHGEAASHVANEPGSDGLQGSAK comes from the coding sequence ATGACGACAGGAACCGAAAATCACGATCATAACGATCTTGCATCGCTGAGTATCCGACGCCCTGTTCTGATCAGTGTGGTGTCGATGCTGATCATCCTGGCCGGTCTTGCCGCGATGCTGGGTGTGGAAATTCGCGAACTGCCCAATGTCGACCGCCCGACCATCACCGTGACTGCGGACTATGACGGCGCATCGCCGGAAACGGTCGATTCCGAAGTCACCGGGATCATCGAAAGTGCGGCATCGCGTGTCAGTGGCATCAAGGAAATCAGTTCGCAAAGCGAAGAGGCCAACGCCCGCATTCGCATCGAATTCTACCCGGATGTTGAAATCAACGATGCCGCCAGCGACATTCGCGAAGCCATCAGCCGCGCCGAACGCAGCCTGCCCGACGGGGTGGAAAACGTTCGTGTGGTCAAGGCCGATGCCGATGCCAGTGCGATCATGCGCATTGCCGTGGTCAGCAACAGCTTGACCGAGGAAGAACTCGCCAACATCGTCGAAGACCAGATCAGCCCGTCCTTGCTGTCGGTTCCGGGTGTGGCGGAAGTCGGGGTTAACGGGGACCGCGAACGCGTTTTGCATGTGCGCATCGACCCGCTGCGCATGGCAAGTTATGGCCTGTCGGTCCAGGATGTCGCCGACCTTCTGCGCACAGCCCAGTTTGATATTCCCGCCGGCAGTTTTGAATCATCCGATCAGAAACTGTTTGTCCGTGCCGATGCGTCCGTTTGGGAGGTCGACAGACTGAACCAGATGCTGGTGCGTGACGGTGTCCAGATGGGCGATGTCGCCGATATCTATTACGGACCGGATGATGCGACGTCCTATGTGCGCCTCAATGGGCGCACGGTGATCGGGCTGAGTATTACCCGTCAGGCACAATCCAACACGATTGCGATTTCCAATGGCGTGCGCGATGTCGTTGAACGCCTTAACGATCAATATGACGACCTGGATGTTTTCGTGAACTCCGACGATGCGGTCTTTATCGAAGGCGCGCTGTGGGAAGTGATCTTTAGTCTCGGTCTTGCCATCGCGATTGTGATCGGGGTGCTTTATCTGTTCCTCAGATCCTTTACCGCGACGCTGATCCCGACCATCACTATTCCGATTGCCCTGATCGGTACGGTTGCCGCCATCTGGGCGATGGGCTTTTCGATCAACATCCTGACCCTTCTCGCACTTGTTCTCGCAACCGGCATGATTGTCGATGACGCGATTGTTGTGCTCGAAAATATCCAGCGCCGCCGTCATCAGGGGCTGGGCTCCATGGCCGCCGCAGTGCTCGGCTCGCGCCAGGTGTTCTTTGCCGTGATCGCCACGACGCTAACGCTGATTTCGGTGTTCGTGCCGATTTCCTTCCTGCCAAGTACAGCAGGGCGTCTGTTCCGCGAATTCGGTTTTGTGCTGGCCTTTGCGGTGGCGGTGTCATCGTTTGTCGCTTTGTCGCTGTGCCCGATGCTGGCATCGCGCCTGAAACATATCGATCCGCATGATGGCAAGGCCGATGATGCGCCCAACATGCTGGAGCGTTTCGGCTTCTTCTGCGCCGGGATTTATCGCCGCATTCTCGAAGCTGCCCTTGGCAGCCCGATCATTACCGTGATGATTTGTGTCGTTGCCGGTGGGCTTGCCTTTGGTGTCTACACCAACGTGACGCAGGAATTGCTGCCTGATGAGGATCGCGGACGTATTCTTGTTTCCATGCGGGGGCCGGACGGGGTCGGCATCGACTATATGGACCGTCAGGTCGAGGCGGTTGAAGACATCCTGCGCCCGGTGGTCGAGGCCGGCGATGCCTATAACATCTACACCATTGTCGGCCTGTGGGATCCGAACCGCGCTCTTGTGATCGCCCCGCTAAAACCGTGGGAAGAACGGAGCCGCTCGCAGCAGGAAATTACCGCATCCATCCGTGGGGATTTGAATGCCCTTCCGGGTGTGCAGGCTTATGTCTGGCAGCCCAACAGTCTCGGCTTGCGCGGCGGCACGGGCGAGGGACTAGAATTTGCCCTGACCGGGACAAGCTATCGCACGCTGGCCGAAAATGCCCGCGTCATGCAGCAGGAGATCGAGGCAAACTATCCCGGCCTCACCGGCCTTCGGGTATCCTATCAAACCACCCAGCCGCAGCTTCTGGTCAATATTGATCGCAAACGCGCCTTTGATCTCGGCATCCCGATCGAAGAACTTGATACCACGCTACGTGCGATGATCGAAGGATACGAAGTCACCGAAATCAATGTCGATGACCAGAATGTGCCCATTAAACTGCGCAGTGCGCTGGGCAGCATCAATGATCCGTCGGACCTTGAAAACCTGTTCGTCACCGGCACCAATGGCCGCATCCTGCCGCTGTCTTCTGTCATCTCCTTGACCGAAGAAGCCGTTGCCTCCGAACTTGAACGCGAAGGGCAACAACGTGCTGTGACCATTTCAGCCAACCTCGCACCGGGCTATACCCTGGCCGAGGCGGTCGCGGATGTGAACACGGTCGGTGATCAGTTGCTGCCACCCGGTGTCGGCATCCTGTTCCTTGGCAATGCCGCGGCCCTTGGCGAAACAGCCAATGATGTGCAGATCACCTTCCTGATTGCGGTTCTTGTGGTGTTGCTGGTTCTGGCCGCGCAGTTCGAAAGCTTTACCTCCGCGCTTGTAGTGGTGTTGACCGTGCCGTTTGGTTTGGCCGCCGCGATCTATGCGCTGGCGCTCAGTGGCACCTCGATCAATATCTACAGCCAGATCGGGCTTGTGATGCTGGTCGGCCTGATGGCCAAGAACGGGATTCTGGTTGTCGAATTTGCTGATCAGCTCCGCGATGCCGGAAAATCCGTGCGCGAAGCGGTGCATGATGCGGCGATGGTGCGTTTGCGCCCGATCATGATGACCATGATTTCGACCGTTCTGGGGGGCTTGCCCCTTGTTCTTGGCTCAGGCGCTGGGGCCGAAGCACGCGCAGCCATTGGCTGGGTGGTGTTTGGCGGTCTTGGGTTTGCCACGGTCTTTACCCTGTTTCTGACCCCGGTATTGTATCTACTGCTCGCGCCACTGGTGTCAGCCCGCGCTGATGGTGGCAAGAAACTGCAATCCCAACTGCGCGCGGCAGAAGCAATTCCTGATCACGGCGAAGCTGCATCACATGTGGCGAATGAGCCCGGAAGTGATGGTCTTCAAGGAAGTGCGAAGTAA